DNA from Sulfurimonas gotlandica GD1:
AAGAATCAAATATTCTAATCCTCGGTACAAAAGCTACTGTAAACTCAAAAGCTTACGAGATTGGACTAAATAAAAGAGGCTACAACAACCTTCAAGCAAAAGCTACAGGACTCTTTGTTCCTCTCGTTGAAGAAGAGATATTTAGTGGTAAAATCTTAGAAGCTACTATGGAGCACTACTTCAAAGATGTTAAAAAGCCAGATGCTATCATCTTAGGCTGTACACACTTTCCACTTATTTCAGAGAGAATAGAAAATTATTTTTCAAAAGAAAGCGTTATCATTCACTCAGGAGATGCAATAGTTGAGTATCTTGAGAATGAGTTTGAGTTTACTCATCAATATGATAAACCAACTCTAAAATTCTTTGCATCTGAGAATCCAGATGCACTTAAAGCTGTTGCTGCGAAGTGGTTATCTATTTAACTACTTCGTTATAAACATGTAAAATGCTTTACCTGCTAACTGCATATCAATCCAAACACCACTGTTTTCACCTATGTAACCTTGAGTAGCTTTTAGAGAGTTATATGTCTTTGGCAGATCAAAAATAACTTTAATATCTTTTTTGTCAAATGCTGTCTTCGTAGCTCCGGTAATAATATTACAAAACTCACCTACACCATCGTTAAGAGTCTCTAAATCATTTTCTTCTACAGTCTCGCCAAGTAGAGATTCTAAAGCTATAATAGCTATATCTTTTGGGAAGACAAGTGTGAAAAAACCTTCTAAATCACCTTTAAAATGCATAACTGCGCAGATATTGTTTGCATCTATACTTGTATCAAAACCCTTAATACTATGTGCTGATTTCTCTGCATTAAGTCCAGTAAAAGAGACTAATGTCTCAACTGCAGTATCCATAAAAACAGGAAGATTCATGATGAGATTTTTTGATAAAGAGAGACTATTTTTAGAAGCACCTGAGCTACTTAGTTTTTCATTTAAAGCACTCTGCGTAATTATGATGTCATGTGCTTCTTCATGCATACGCTCTTGAAACTCTTTTGGATCTTTTGCTCTTATTACACTATAGCCGTATTTAGAAAGTTCAGATGAGAGTCTTTTACTATTTTCTTCATCATCATCATATACCAAAACACACATACCTTCTTTAAATGCTTTCGGATCAAGAAATAAATTGGCTACATTAGTATTTTTAAACAGTTTTATCTTAGTAGTTTTGGTACACTTTTTTAAGATTCTAAAGAGTTCCATACTATAGTCAATAATGCTAATTGGAATTCCAAGATTTTGGCTCAATACATTCAAATATTTAACCATCATCATTACAATATTAGGGTCACCTTCATATATCACACCCTTTAGAGATACTAAAATACCTTTGATATTTTTATTTTTAACCATATCTTTTTTAGAAAGAATGGAGCTCTCCAGCAGTCTATTACTGCGATCTTGAATAACACCGTTATAACTAACCACTATAAAATCACTATTTTTACTATGCATCTGCTCTTACTCTCAATTTTCTTAATCTCAAAATATTATCACCGTTTGAATTAAAATCTCCTATTAACACACTCTTTGTCTTTGTAAAATATGGTGGTAACCATTTTGAAATATTCCAAGACTAGAATTGTGATATGGAAAATAAATTACCCCAAGAGTGGCATGAAAACTTAAAAATTTTAGATATTGCTTTTCAACCAATACTCAATATTCATACCGGAAAAATATTTGCTGTAGAAGCGCTTTTAAGAAATTACTTAGAAGCCGGCTTTGAATCAATATTTTCACTTTTTGATGAAGTATATAAAAAAAATTTACTCTACTCATTTGATTTAGAACTTAGAAAAAAAACAATTCAAAAATTTACTGAGATTGAGATTTACCAAGATCTGAAATTATTTTATAATCTTGATAATCGTCTTTTTGAGATGCCGGATTTTACCCAGGGTAATACCAGAAAAATACTCTTAGAGCACAATATAAAAAAAGATACTATCTGTTTTGAAATATCTGAAAGACATAAGCTAGATGGCATCCACAATATGCAGACAATCATGCAGCACTATAAAAATGAAAACTACTGTATTGCAATAGATGATTTTGGCGTGGGATATTCTGGATATAAACTCTTACATGACATAAAACCTGATATTCTAAAAATAGATAGATTTTTCCTTCAAGATGTACACAAACATCCAAAGAAAAAAGTTATGTTAAAGAGCATTACACACTTAGCAGTTCAACTTGGCATCCAAGTAGTTGCTGAGGGGGTTGAGACAGAAGAAGAGCTTCTTGTATGTAGAGATGTAGGATGTCATTTAGTGCAGGGTTATTTTATACAAAGACCTACAACAGATGTATGCAAAATAAAACCATACTACTCTGAGATATCAGATATTGTCAACAGAGATCAACGTTTTATGGATAAGGGCTATGAGATACGTAGTTACATTGTCAAAATTCCAACTCTATACGTAAAAACAAAAATGAGTACAGTCATAGAGTACTTTAAAAAGCACCAAGAGTCTACTATCATTCCAATTGTAAACTCTCACTATGAGCCGGTCGGGATTCTTCAAGATACTCAGATCAAAGATTTTCTCTACTCTCCTTATGGAAGATCTCTACTGCTTAACGATGCTTCAACAAAATCTAAATTAAAAAATCTTACGCACCCATGTGCAATAGCTGATATAAATAGTGACATATCAACTATCATAGAGCTTTTCTCAAACAATTCCGAGTCATTAGGAATCATCATCACAAAAGACTCTGAATACTATGGCTTTCTATCTGCAAGAGCTATCATCACTATCATGAATGAGCAAAATCTTCTCTTTGCAAGAGAGCAGAATCCACTTACAAAACTTCCTGGAAACACAATGATAGAAAAATATATATTTGAGGCTTCTACTTCAAAAGAGACATATCTACTTTGCTACTTTGACTTAGATAATTTTAAAGCTTTTAATGATGTTTACGGTTTTAGAAATGGGGATAGAGTTATACAACTGTTTGCAGACATACTTAGAAAAGCACTTCCTCAGGAATTTTTCAAAGCGCATATAGGCGG
Protein-coding regions in this window:
- the murI gene encoding glutamate racemase, which produces MKVGVFDSGIGGLTVVKSMLEHQLFEEIIYFGDTARVPYGIKDKNTIIRYAIEAVEFFKNFELDLIIVACNTVSAYALDEMRETSACPVIGVVEAGILATANSLKDKESNILILGTKATVNSKAYEIGLNKRGYNNLQAKATGLFVPLVEEEIFSGKILEATMEHYFKDVKKPDAIILGCTHFPLISERIENYFSKESVIIHSGDAIVEYLENEFEFTHQYDKPTLKFFASENPDALKAVAAKWLSI
- a CDS encoding chemotaxis protein CheX; protein product: MHSKNSDFIVVSYNGVIQDRSNRLLESSILSKKDMVKNKNIKGILVSLKGVIYEGDPNIVMMMVKYLNVLSQNLGIPISIIDYSMELFRILKKCTKTTKIKLFKNTNVANLFLDPKAFKEGMCVLVYDDDEENSKRLSSELSKYGYSVIRAKDPKEFQERMHEEAHDIIITQSALNEKLSSSGASKNSLSLSKNLIMNLPVFMDTAVETLVSFTGLNAEKSAHSIKGFDTSIDANNICAVMHFKGDLEGFFTLVFPKDIAIIALESLLGETVEENDLETLNDGVGEFCNIITGATKTAFDKKDIKVIFDLPKTYNSLKATQGYIGENSGVWIDMQLAGKAFYMFITK
- a CDS encoding GGDEF domain-containing protein; this translates as MENKLPQEWHENLKILDIAFQPILNIHTGKIFAVEALLRNYLEAGFESIFSLFDEVYKKNLLYSFDLELRKKTIQKFTEIEIYQDLKLFYNLDNRLFEMPDFTQGNTRKILLEHNIKKDTICFEISERHKLDGIHNMQTIMQHYKNENYCIAIDDFGVGYSGYKLLHDIKPDILKIDRFFLQDVHKHPKKKVMLKSITHLAVQLGIQVVAEGVETEEELLVCRDVGCHLVQGYFIQRPTTDVCKIKPYYSEISDIVNRDQRFMDKGYEIRSYIVKIPTLYVKTKMSTVIEYFKKHQESTIIPIVNSHYEPVGILQDTQIKDFLYSPYGRSLLLNDASTKSKLKNLTHPCAIADINSDISTIIELFSNNSESLGIIITKDSEYYGFLSARAIITIMNEQNLLFAREQNPLTKLPGNTMIEKYIFEASTSKETYLLCYFDLDNFKAFNDVYGFRNGDRVIQLFADILRKALPQEFFKAHIGGDDFFTGVKNLVEDKDKYIKDIKNIVEKFTNDVRAFYSQDDRERGYILSKDRDSNKKEFPLLSVSASILMIHENSKNRSIEKINNILSIQKKVAKDEFSHISLSCMI